A section of the Agromyces aurantiacus genome encodes:
- a CDS encoding NADP-dependent oxidoreductase produces the protein MRFSAFGGPEVLEIQEVPTPEPGPGEVLVEVYAAGISPVETAVRLGTNADRWPVEFPSGQGREFAGVVAGVGPGVTRFRRGAEVMGYVARGAQATHVVVPEGQLLPKPISLSWEVAGSLYVAGTTALGAVESLNLGRGDLVVITAAAGGIGCLAAQLAKARGAEVIGSTADERFDFVRQFGVVPVGYGPGLAERVRAITDTPVTAFLDFLGGQADEAAELGVAPTRVFTTTDWAAVEDHDAVKLYAGDTIALGRVAQLVADRQVRLPIADVFSLGEIGDAYRQLDHRDSAGKIVIGMKLVEYKGQKVKPARLKQQDVTIGVPTPHDRVTVEDVLPPVIGDGRARRLRTGPIPQVVAAAAAVPPAG, from the coding sequence GTGAGGTTCAGTGCATTCGGCGGGCCGGAGGTGCTCGAGATCCAGGAGGTCCCGACGCCGGAGCCCGGACCGGGCGAGGTGCTCGTCGAGGTCTACGCGGCCGGGATCTCGCCGGTCGAGACCGCCGTGCGGCTCGGCACCAACGCCGATCGGTGGCCCGTCGAGTTCCCATCCGGCCAGGGGCGCGAGTTCGCGGGGGTCGTCGCGGGCGTCGGCCCGGGCGTCACGCGGTTCCGCCGAGGCGCCGAGGTGATGGGCTACGTCGCCCGTGGCGCGCAGGCCACGCACGTCGTGGTGCCCGAGGGGCAGCTGCTGCCCAAGCCGATCTCGCTCTCGTGGGAGGTCGCCGGGTCGCTCTACGTGGCCGGCACCACCGCGCTCGGCGCGGTCGAGAGCCTGAACCTCGGCCGCGGCGACCTCGTCGTCATCACGGCCGCGGCCGGCGGCATCGGCTGCCTCGCGGCGCAGCTCGCCAAGGCGCGCGGCGCCGAGGTCATCGGTTCGACGGCGGACGAGCGGTTCGACTTCGTGCGACAGTTCGGCGTGGTCCCGGTCGGCTACGGGCCCGGACTCGCGGAGCGCGTGCGCGCGATCACGGACACGCCCGTCACCGCGTTCCTCGACTTCCTCGGGGGCCAGGCCGACGAGGCGGCCGAGCTCGGCGTGGCCCCGACGCGCGTATTCACCACCACCGACTGGGCCGCGGTCGAGGACCACGACGCCGTGAAGCTCTACGCGGGCGACACGATCGCGCTCGGCCGGGTCGCGCAGCTGGTCGCCGACCGGCAGGTGCGCCTGCCGATCGCCGACGTCTTCTCGCTCGGCGAGATCGGCGACGCCTACCGCCAGCTCGATCACCGGGACTCCGCCGGCAAGATCGTGATCGGCATGAAGCTCGTCGAGTACAAGGGGCAGAAGGTCAAGCCGGCGCGGCTGAAGCAGCAGGACGTCACGATCGGGGTGCCGACCCCGCACGACCGCGTCACCGTCGAGGACGTGCTGCCGCCCGTGATCGGCGACGGCCGTGCGCGCCGGCTGCGCACCGGCCCCATCCCGCAGGTCGTCGCGGCGGCCGCCGCGGTCCCGCCTGCGGGCTGA
- a CDS encoding NADP-dependent oxidoreductase: MAHAIRYHRYGGPDVLAVEEVPMPEAGDGEVVVEVFATGLNPIESVTRRGDGTPGDDGFPRGQGRDLAGVVASVGPGVTGFAAGDAVMGYVDAGAQASHVVVPAGQLMRKPASVPWEVAGSLYTAGTMAWSAVEGLALTPGDTVVVTAAAGGAGCLAAQFALLRGATVVGTSADARLDFLAQYGIIPLGYGPGLAARVRERAPGPVTAFLDFLGGEAPEGIALGVSPSRIVTVLDRAAVEQHGIAAVEPGDLVALRRVTDLVAAHRVRLPIADVFPVERVADAYRALDRRDAPGKIVLGFHVVHYEQQRVREPDVKEQDVTLGVPTPHGHIDVEESVPPVIGDGRVRARHRAEREERDARRGEATDAAEERRD, translated from the coding sequence ATGGCTCATGCGATCCGGTACCACCGCTACGGCGGGCCCGACGTCCTGGCCGTCGAGGAGGTCCCGATGCCGGAGGCCGGCGACGGCGAGGTCGTCGTCGAGGTCTTCGCCACCGGCCTGAATCCCATCGAGAGCGTGACCCGGCGCGGCGACGGGACGCCCGGCGACGACGGATTCCCGCGCGGACAGGGCCGCGACCTCGCCGGCGTGGTCGCGTCGGTCGGTCCGGGCGTCACGGGCTTCGCCGCGGGGGATGCGGTCATGGGCTACGTCGACGCCGGGGCGCAGGCGTCGCACGTCGTCGTGCCCGCGGGCCAGCTCATGCGCAAGCCCGCGTCGGTGCCGTGGGAGGTGGCGGGCTCGCTCTACACCGCCGGCACCATGGCGTGGTCGGCCGTCGAGGGGCTCGCCCTCACGCCCGGCGACACGGTGGTCGTCACGGCCGCGGCCGGCGGCGCGGGATGCCTCGCCGCGCAGTTCGCGCTCCTGCGGGGTGCGACCGTGGTCGGCACGAGCGCCGACGCCCGGCTGGACTTCCTCGCGCAGTACGGGATCATCCCGCTCGGCTACGGTCCCGGGCTCGCCGCGCGGGTCCGGGAACGCGCGCCCGGGCCGGTCACGGCGTTCCTGGACTTCCTCGGCGGCGAGGCGCCGGAGGGCATCGCGCTCGGCGTGTCGCCCTCCCGGATCGTGACCGTGCTCGACCGCGCGGCGGTCGAGCAGCACGGGATCGCCGCGGTGGAGCCGGGCGACCTGGTCGCGCTGCGACGGGTCACCGACCTCGTGGCGGCGCACCGCGTGCGGCTGCCGATCGCCGACGTGTTCCCCGTCGAGCGCGTCGCCGACGCCTACCGCGCGCTCGACCGGCGCGACGCCCCCGGCAAGATCGTGCTCGGGTTCCACGTCGTGCACTACGAGCAGCAGCGGGTCCGCGAGCCAGATGTGAAGGAGCAGGACGTCACGCTCGGCGTGCCGACGCCGCACGGGCACATCGACGTCGAGGAGTCCGTGCCGCCCGTGATCGGCGACGGTCGCGTCCGCGCCCGGCACCGGGCCGAGCGCGAGGAGCGCGACGCCCGTCGCGGGGAGGCGACGGACGCCGCGGAAGAGCGCCGCGACTGA
- the rsmI gene encoding 16S rRNA (cytidine(1402)-2'-O)-methyltransferase, producing MIILAATPIGNLGDASTRLRQALAEAEVVASEDTRVTQRLLAALGIANRPRLIALHEHNERARAADLIELARDGDVLVLSDAGMPTVSDPGFPLVQAAVEAGVEVTAIPGPSAVITALAVSGLPTDRFAFEGFLPRKQGERMRRLADLAGDRRTLVFFEAPSRLHASLEALAESFGADRPAAVCRELTKLHEEVRRGRLDELVEWAAGGVRGEICIVVGGAAEAAPADPAAALARVLELAASGARLKDAASTVSAETGIGKRELYEAALAARRD from the coding sequence GTGATCATCCTCGCGGCCACGCCCATCGGCAACCTCGGCGACGCCTCGACCCGGCTGCGGCAGGCCCTCGCGGAGGCCGAGGTGGTCGCCTCGGAGGACACGCGCGTGACCCAGCGGCTGCTCGCCGCGCTCGGCATCGCGAACCGGCCGCGGCTCATCGCCCTGCACGAGCACAACGAGCGGGCGCGCGCGGCCGACCTCATCGAGCTCGCGCGCGATGGCGACGTCCTCGTCCTCAGCGACGCGGGCATGCCGACCGTCTCGGACCCGGGGTTCCCGCTCGTGCAGGCCGCGGTCGAGGCGGGCGTCGAGGTCACCGCCATCCCCGGGCCGAGCGCGGTGATCACCGCGCTCGCCGTGTCGGGCCTGCCCACCGACCGGTTCGCGTTCGAGGGGTTCCTGCCCCGCAAGCAAGGCGAGCGGATGCGACGACTCGCCGACCTCGCCGGCGACCGCCGCACGCTCGTCTTCTTCGAGGCGCCGTCGCGGCTGCACGCGAGCCTCGAGGCGCTCGCCGAGTCGTTCGGTGCCGACCGCCCCGCCGCGGTCTGCCGCGAGCTCACGAAGCTGCACGAGGAGGTGCGTCGCGGGCGGCTCGACGAGCTCGTCGAGTGGGCGGCCGGGGGCGTGCGGGGCGAGATCTGCATCGTGGTCGGCGGAGCCGCGGAGGCGGCGCCGGCCGATCCGGCGGCGGCCCTCGCGCGCGTGCTGGAGCTCGCGGCATCCGGAGCCCGCCTGAAGGACGCGGCGAGCACGGTCTCGGCCGAGACCGGCATCGGCAAGCGCGAGCTCTACGAGGCGGCGCTCGCGGCGCGTCGCGACTGA
- a CDS encoding dolichyl-phosphate-mannose--protein mannosyltransferase, with the protein MGANGADALSPLPPPEAPAAAGARTPSPVDEPRGSRLDAWWSRLMSTPRRRALWYWGGPALVTLLAAVLRFWNLGHPHAIVFDETYYVKDAWTLLHHGYESTWPEGADEDFARGDTDLYSDAPSYVVHPPLGKWMIGLGMALFGADSAVWWRASTALAGTVAVFALTMVGRLLFRSTLVAVIVGLLFAIDGNAIVMSRVALLDNWVMLFCLLGFWFVLLDRARTAARLAARLGDDRAAGLDPHAGPVIWARPWVIAAGAAFGAATAVKWSGLYFIAAFGVYLVLVDALSRRRMGLPFWMTGAVLKQGPATFLLFVPVAAAVYLASWTGWLVTDGGYYRHWADEPGNAATGAWAWVPHSLQSLWHYHQAAYGYHLGVHATHPWQANPLTWPLMLRPTNMYFSSATDGTAVCGADECWSSIMGIANPLIWWGATLATLYVAYRFARYRDWRHGAILIGVAAGYLPWLLYLGRTVFQFYTIAYEPYVVLALGAVIALVLGRPDDPEWRRVRGLATVGVYLAFAVLVSAFFWPLWTAMPITPDFRQLHFWLPGWG; encoded by the coding sequence ATGGGTGCGAACGGGGCGGATGCGCTGTCGCCGCTCCCCCCACCCGAGGCACCGGCGGCCGCGGGAGCCCGCACGCCGTCGCCCGTCGACGAGCCGCGCGGCAGCCGCCTCGACGCCTGGTGGTCCCGCCTCATGTCGACCCCGCGCCGCCGGGCGCTGTGGTACTGGGGCGGCCCGGCGCTCGTGACCCTGCTCGCCGCCGTGCTGCGGTTCTGGAACCTCGGGCATCCGCACGCGATCGTCTTCGACGAGACCTACTACGTCAAGGACGCGTGGACGCTGCTGCACCACGGCTACGAGTCGACGTGGCCCGAGGGCGCCGACGAGGACTTCGCGCGCGGCGACACCGACCTCTACTCCGATGCCCCGTCGTACGTGGTGCACCCGCCGCTCGGCAAGTGGATGATCGGGCTCGGCATGGCCCTGTTCGGCGCCGACAGCGCGGTGTGGTGGCGCGCCTCGACGGCGCTGGCGGGCACCGTCGCGGTCTTCGCGCTGACCATGGTGGGCCGGCTCCTCTTCCGCTCGACGCTCGTCGCGGTGATCGTCGGCCTGCTGTTCGCGATCGACGGCAACGCGATCGTGATGAGCCGGGTCGCGCTGCTGGACAACTGGGTCATGTTGTTCTGCCTGCTCGGCTTCTGGTTCGTGCTGCTCGACCGCGCGCGCACCGCCGCGCGCCTGGCCGCGCGGCTCGGGGACGATCGCGCCGCCGGGCTCGACCCGCACGCGGGGCCCGTGATCTGGGCGCGGCCGTGGGTGATCGCCGCGGGCGCCGCGTTCGGCGCGGCCACGGCCGTGAAGTGGTCGGGCCTGTACTTCATCGCGGCCTTCGGCGTGTACCTCGTGCTCGTCGACGCGCTCTCGCGCCGCCGGATGGGGCTGCCGTTCTGGATGACGGGCGCCGTCCTCAAGCAGGGGCCGGCGACCTTCCTGCTCTTCGTCCCGGTCGCGGCGGCCGTGTACCTGGCCTCGTGGACGGGCTGGCTCGTGACCGACGGCGGCTACTACCGGCACTGGGCCGACGAACCGGGCAACGCCGCGACGGGCGCGTGGGCCTGGGTGCCGCACTCGCTGCAGAGCCTCTGGCACTACCACCAGGCGGCCTACGGCTACCACCTCGGCGTGCACGCGACGCATCCGTGGCAGGCGAACCCGCTCACCTGGCCGCTCATGCTGCGGCCGACGAACATGTACTTCTCGTCGGCGACCGACGGCACCGCGGTGTGCGGCGCCGACGAGTGCTGGTCGTCGATCATGGGCATCGCGAATCCCCTGATCTGGTGGGGCGCGACGCTCGCGACGCTGTACGTGGCCTACCGGTTCGCGCGGTACCGCGACTGGCGGCACGGCGCCATCCTGATCGGCGTCGCCGCCGGTTACCTCCCGTGGCTGCTCTACCTCGGGCGCACGGTGTTCCAGTTCTACACGATCGCGTACGAGCCCTATGTCGTGCTCGCGCTCGGCGCCGTGATCGCCCTCGTGCTCGGCCGGCCCGACGACCCCGAGTGGCGGCGCGTGCGCGGGCTCGCCACGGTCGGCGTCTACCTCGCGTTCGCGGTGCTGGTCTCGGCGTTCTTCTGGCCGCTGTGGACGGCGATGCCGATCACGCCCGACTTCCGGCAGCTCCATTTCTGGCTGCCGGGGTGGGGATGA
- a CDS encoding YeiH family protein, producing MTAPRDRWGERMPGLGVAAAVAAGAWLVHLAVPAVPLLTIAVAAGITVAQVPRAREALDGVLRPGLAFAARTLLRAGIVLLGLKLSLVDIAGLGWAGVATTVGVVVFAFLGTWALGRAFGLPGREPLLVASGFAICGASAIGAMAAATRARDEEQAHPVALVTLCGTLAIAVLPALWHPLGLDAEQFGHWVGAGVHDVGQVVATAQVAGSAALAVAVVVKLTRVLMLAPMVAIAASIERRRATDAAGPRPAIVPLFVAGFLAMVLVRTFVAVPDAALVAADGAQTTLLAMALFALGSGVRVAALLRTGWRAAAVGLTSWVLVAALAYGAVLVA from the coding sequence ATGACCGCGCCGCGCGACCGGTGGGGCGAGCGGATGCCGGGCCTCGGCGTCGCCGCGGCCGTCGCCGCCGGTGCCTGGCTGGTCCACCTGGCCGTGCCGGCCGTCCCGCTCCTCACGATCGCGGTGGCCGCGGGCATCACGGTCGCGCAGGTCCCGCGTGCCCGCGAGGCGCTCGACGGCGTGCTCCGGCCCGGGCTGGCGTTCGCCGCGCGCACGCTGCTCCGAGCCGGCATCGTGCTGCTCGGCCTGAAGCTGAGCCTCGTCGACATCGCCGGGCTCGGCTGGGCGGGCGTCGCCACGACGGTCGGCGTCGTCGTGTTCGCGTTCCTCGGCACGTGGGCGCTGGGCCGGGCGTTCGGCCTGCCCGGCCGCGAGCCGCTCCTCGTCGCGAGCGGCTTCGCGATCTGCGGGGCGTCCGCGATCGGCGCGATGGCGGCTGCCACGCGGGCGCGCGACGAGGAGCAGGCCCATCCGGTGGCCCTCGTCACGCTGTGCGGCACGCTCGCGATCGCGGTGCTGCCCGCGCTGTGGCATCCGCTCGGCCTCGACGCCGAGCAGTTCGGCCACTGGGTGGGCGCCGGGGTGCACGACGTCGGCCAGGTCGTCGCGACCGCGCAGGTGGCCGGCTCGGCCGCGCTCGCCGTGGCGGTCGTCGTGAAGCTCACGCGCGTGCTGATGCTGGCCCCGATGGTCGCGATCGCGGCCTCGATCGAGCGCCGGCGGGCGACGGATGCCGCCGGCCCGCGTCCGGCGATCGTGCCGCTCTTCGTCGCGGGGTTCCTCGCCATGGTGCTCGTGCGCACGTTCGTCGCCGTGCCCGACGCGGCGCTCGTCGCCGCGGATGGCGCGCAGACGACGCTGCTCGCGATGGCGCTCTTCGCGCTCGGCTCCGGGGTGCGCGTGGCCGCGCTGCTGCGCACCGGCTGGCGCGCCGCAGCGGTCGGCCTCACGTCGTGGGTGCTCGTCGCGGCGCTCGCCTACGGGGCCGTGCTCGTGGCCTGA
- a CDS encoding NAD(P)-dependent alcohol dehydrogenase produces the protein MKAIVQEGYGGPEVIRVAEVPEPAPGANDVAIRVHAAAVHAGDVRIMRGDPLMIRAVFGRTGPRKPIGRDVVGTVIATGAGAEGVAVGDRVFVEADQGGFAEVVVVGASYVRPAPANLDDEHAAVIPVSAMTALQGLRLADVKPGDRVLVIGASGGVGTYAVQLAAGLGAEVTGVASAAKADHVRAAGATHVVDYRTTDVTEQPTRYDAILDLAGDRSLRALRRILAPRGTLVVAAGNGSRVFGPLGRIIAASAQNLFTRQRLRPLAARRNGDDLEELRRLAEAGTLRPVVDRVLPLDRAAEALALLESGAVRGKLALRVLERPATPPVADEQAAPADQATSTAP, from the coding sequence ATGAAGGCGATCGTCCAGGAGGGCTACGGCGGCCCGGAGGTGATCCGCGTCGCGGAGGTGCCGGAGCCGGCCCCCGGCGCGAACGATGTCGCGATCCGGGTGCACGCCGCGGCGGTCCACGCCGGCGACGTGCGGATCATGCGCGGCGACCCGCTCATGATCCGGGCCGTGTTCGGACGCACCGGCCCGCGCAAGCCGATCGGCCGCGACGTCGTCGGCACGGTCATCGCGACCGGGGCCGGGGCCGAGGGGGTCGCGGTCGGCGACCGGGTCTTCGTCGAGGCCGACCAGGGCGGGTTCGCCGAAGTCGTCGTGGTCGGCGCGTCGTACGTGCGGCCCGCGCCCGCGAACCTCGACGACGAGCACGCCGCCGTCATCCCCGTCTCGGCGATGACGGCCTTGCAGGGGCTGCGCCTCGCCGACGTGAAGCCGGGCGACCGCGTGCTCGTGATCGGCGCGTCGGGCGGCGTGGGCACCTACGCGGTGCAACTCGCCGCCGGGCTCGGCGCCGAGGTCACGGGCGTCGCGAGCGCCGCGAAGGCCGACCACGTGCGCGCGGCCGGCGCGACCCACGTCGTGGACTACCGCACGACCGACGTCACCGAGCAGCCGACGCGGTACGACGCGATCCTCGACCTCGCGGGCGACCGGTCGCTCCGCGCGCTCCGGCGCATCCTCGCCCCGCGCGGCACGCTCGTCGTCGCGGCCGGGAACGGCTCGCGCGTGTTCGGCCCGCTCGGCCGCATCATCGCGGCCTCCGCGCAGAACCTGTTCACGCGTCAGCGGCTCCGGCCGCTCGCGGCCCGGCGCAACGGCGACGACCTCGAGGAGCTCCGCCGCCTCGCCGAGGCGGGCACGCTGCGGCCGGTCGTCGACCGGGTGCTGCCGCTCGACCGCGCCGCCGAGGCGCTCGCGCTGCTCGAGTCGGGCGCCGTGCGCGGCAAGCTCGCCCTCCGGGTGCTCGAGCGTCCGGCCACGCCGCCCGTGGCGGACGAGCAGGCCGCGCCCGCCGATCAGGCCACGAGCACGGCCCCGTAG
- a CDS encoding helix-turn-helix transcriptional regulator: protein MVKPTSVTNEIRALRFRHGEMTQAELAQRLGVTRQTVIAIEQGRYSPSLEMAFQIARVFGVPLDEVFQYPGEEAAS from the coding sequence ATGGTGAAGCCGACGAGCGTCACGAACGAGATCCGCGCACTGCGCTTCCGCCACGGCGAGATGACCCAGGCCGAGCTCGCACAGCGGCTCGGGGTCACCCGCCAGACCGTCATCGCCATCGAGCAGGGGCGGTACTCGCCGTCGCTCGAGATGGCCTTCCAGATCGCGCGGGTCTTCGGGGTGCCGCTCGACGAGGTGTTCCAGTACCCCGGAGAGGAGGCGGCGTCGTGA
- a CDS encoding DMT family transporter — protein sequence MSWIVLILSGVLEAVWATALGKSEGFTRLWPSVVFGVALVVSMGGLAWAMRDIPVGTAYAVWVGIGAALTVVWAMVTGETDVSWARLALIAGLVGCVVGLKLVDGGAGH from the coding sequence ATGTCGTGGATCGTCCTCATCCTCTCCGGAGTGCTCGAGGCCGTGTGGGCCACCGCCCTCGGGAAGTCCGAGGGCTTCACCCGGCTGTGGCCGTCGGTCGTGTTCGGCGTCGCCCTCGTCGTGTCCATGGGCGGGCTCGCGTGGGCCATGCGCGACATCCCGGTCGGCACCGCGTACGCGGTCTGGGTCGGCATCGGCGCGGCGCTCACCGTCGTCTGGGCGATGGTGACGGGCGAGACCGACGTCTCGTGGGCTCGGCTGGCGCTGATCGCGGGGCTCGTGGGCTGCGTCGTCGGCCTGAAGCTCGTCGACGGCGGCGCGGGCCACTGA
- a CDS encoding FAD-dependent oxidoreductase gives MSPVQVETVVVGGGAMGAATAWQLARRGREVALLERYEPGHRNGASHGASRNFNVAYADPVYVRMLVEALPLWRELEAESATSLLDLVGVANHGPAPQFDAVHAALGAAGIPAEFLHVDEAGRRWPGIRFDTRVLFNAEAGRVNADATVAALHATAAAAGADVRHRTRATRIEPLAEDRVRVASVTDAGVEEVVEARTAVVTLGAWTTKLVGGLALPRLVVTQEQPAHFAVRDESIAWPSYNHFPGAAADGYGYWRSPVYGMLTPGEGVKAGWHGVGPVVDPDERDFLPVPDQLADLQRYARDWLPGVDADVVTPISCTYTTTPDEHFVLDRIGPIVVGAGFSGHGFKFTPVVGRILADLADGTGTAPARFAAGRPTSAGGSPTGLAGR, from the coding sequence ATGAGCCCGGTGCAGGTCGAGACCGTCGTCGTGGGCGGGGGTGCCATGGGCGCCGCGACGGCGTGGCAGCTCGCCCGCCGCGGGCGCGAGGTCGCACTGCTCGAGCGGTACGAGCCCGGCCATCGCAACGGCGCGTCGCACGGCGCGTCGCGCAACTTCAACGTCGCCTACGCCGACCCGGTCTATGTGCGGATGCTCGTCGAGGCGCTCCCGCTCTGGCGCGAGCTCGAGGCCGAGTCGGCCACCTCGCTGCTCGATCTCGTCGGCGTCGCGAACCACGGTCCGGCGCCGCAGTTCGACGCCGTGCACGCCGCGCTCGGCGCGGCGGGCATCCCCGCCGAGTTCCTCCACGTCGACGAAGCGGGGCGGCGATGGCCCGGCATCCGCTTCGACACGCGCGTGCTGTTCAACGCCGAGGCCGGCCGGGTGAACGCGGATGCCACGGTCGCGGCGCTGCACGCGACGGCCGCGGCGGCCGGGGCCGACGTGCGCCATCGCACGCGCGCGACGCGCATCGAGCCGCTCGCCGAGGACCGCGTGCGCGTGGCCTCCGTCACCGACGCCGGTGTCGAGGAGGTGGTCGAGGCCCGCACCGCGGTGGTGACGCTCGGCGCATGGACCACGAAGCTCGTGGGCGGGCTCGCGCTGCCGCGTCTCGTCGTGACGCAGGAGCAGCCCGCGCACTTCGCGGTGCGCGACGAGTCGATCGCCTGGCCGAGCTACAACCACTTCCCCGGCGCCGCGGCCGACGGCTACGGCTACTGGCGCTCACCCGTGTACGGCATGCTGACGCCGGGTGAGGGCGTGAAGGCCGGATGGCACGGCGTCGGACCGGTCGTCGACCCCGACGAGCGCGACTTCCTGCCCGTTCCCGACCAGCTCGCCGACCTGCAGCGCTACGCGCGCGACTGGCTGCCGGGCGTCGACGCCGACGTCGTGACGCCGATCAGCTGCACGTACACGACCACGCCGGACGAGCACTTCGTGCTCGACCGGATCGGGCCGATCGTGGTGGGCGCCGGGTTCTCGGGCCACGGGTTCAAGTTCACGCCGGTGGTCGGACGGATCCTCGCCGACCTCGCCGACGGGACCGGGACGGCGCCCGCGCGGTTCGCGGCCGGACGGCCGACGTCGGCGGGCGGATCGCCCACGGGGCTCGCCGGCCGCTGA
- a CDS encoding antibiotic biosynthesis monooxygenase family protein: MILEHAVLPVLPGREAAFEAAFAEARPIIAGMPGFVDLTLSRSIEAPNEYLLLVHWERLEDHDPGFRGSAGYARWRELLHGFYEPFPVVEHFREVVVIAGGAR; the protein is encoded by the coding sequence GTGATCCTGGAGCACGCCGTCCTGCCCGTCCTCCCCGGCCGCGAGGCCGCGTTCGAGGCTGCCTTCGCCGAGGCGCGACCCATCATCGCCGGGATGCCCGGCTTCGTCGACCTGACGCTCTCGCGCTCGATCGAGGCCCCGAACGAGTACCTGCTGCTCGTGCACTGGGAGCGGCTCGAGGATCACGACCCGGGCTTCCGCGGCTCGGCCGGGTACGCGCGCTGGCGCGAGTTGCTGCACGGGTTCTACGAGCCGTTCCCCGTGGTCGAGCACTTCCGCGAGGTCGTCGTGATCGCCGGAGGCGCACGATGA
- a CDS encoding cysteine hydrolase family protein, with translation MDFDDTAALIVIDVQRGFDDPYWGQRDNPDAEANIGRLVGAWADAGRPIVLVRHDSRTPGSPLAPDSPGNALKPVVADAPHELLVTKHVNSAFYGEPGLQAWLDGRGIRQLVVCGIQTNMCVETTARMAGNLGYEVTVPIDATHTFDLAGPGGIRLAAAELARATAVNLDGGGFARVVSTSDVVGG, from the coding sequence ATGGACTTCGACGACACCGCCGCCCTCATCGTGATCGACGTGCAGCGGGGCTTCGACGACCCGTACTGGGGGCAGCGCGACAACCCCGACGCCGAAGCCAACATCGGGCGGCTGGTGGGGGCCTGGGCGGATGCGGGACGACCGATCGTGCTCGTCCGCCACGACTCGCGCACGCCCGGCTCCCCGCTCGCGCCGGACTCCCCCGGCAACGCGCTGAAGCCGGTCGTGGCCGACGCGCCGCACGAGCTCCTCGTGACCAAGCATGTCAACTCGGCGTTCTACGGCGAGCCCGGCCTGCAGGCGTGGCTCGACGGCCGCGGCATCCGGCAGCTCGTGGTCTGCGGCATCCAGACCAACATGTGCGTCGAGACCACCGCCCGGATGGCCGGCAACCTGGGGTACGAGGTGACCGTCCCGATCGACGCGACGCACACCTTCGACCTCGCCGGGCCCGGCGGCATCCGGCTCGCCGCGGCCGAGCTCGCACGGGCCACGGCCGTGAACCTCGACGGCGGCGGGTTCGCTCGCGTGGTCTCGACGAGCGACGTGGTCGGCGGGTAG